A single Natrinema pellirubrum DSM 15624 DNA region contains:
- a CDS encoding DUF7112 family protein: MSDRISSDHPSVRTVRATCTETATGVKLEVPADDRDAFPTDEVVRLVLEGEELFAQIERALTGDELSVPGVYETPDSARDPSGATDRLPEWVDDHDVPLGGSVLIDVVEPEFLYGCRAPGETVFYDAREPPSDSLSEIAKDLEDG, translated from the coding sequence ATGTCAGATAGAATTTCGAGCGATCATCCCTCGGTGCGGACGGTCCGTGCGACGTGTACGGAGACGGCCACCGGGGTCAAACTCGAGGTGCCGGCCGACGACCGCGACGCCTTTCCGACCGACGAGGTCGTCCGGCTCGTCCTCGAGGGTGAGGAACTGTTCGCACAGATCGAGCGCGCACTGACCGGCGACGAGCTGTCGGTGCCGGGCGTCTACGAGACGCCGGACAGTGCCCGCGATCCCAGCGGCGCGACCGACCGCCTTCCCGAGTGGGTCGACGATCACGACGTTCCCCTCGGCGGCTCGGTGCTGATCGACGTCGTCGAACCCGAGTTCCTCTACGGCTGTCGCGCGCCCGGCGAGACAGTCTTTTACGACGCCCGCGAACCGCCAAGCGACAGCCTCAGCGAGATCGCGAAGGACCTCGAGGACGGGTAG
- a CDS encoding 30S ribosomal protein S6e yields the protein MASFTVVVGDPDSGSSYQLEAEEQDANRFIGKSIGEEVDGGAVGLDGYTLEITGGSDEAGRPLNDEVAGSNLKEVLMNGRQTGYKPSRDGERRRITVRGREVSDAVAQINASISERGSSDVDELLGDGDDE from the coding sequence ATGGCAAGTTTCACTGTCGTTGTCGGCGACCCCGATTCCGGGTCGTCCTACCAGCTCGAGGCGGAGGAACAGGACGCGAACCGGTTCATCGGCAAGTCGATCGGCGAGGAAGTCGACGGCGGTGCCGTCGGGCTCGACGGCTACACGCTCGAGATCACCGGCGGCTCCGACGAGGCCGGCCGCCCGCTCAACGACGAGGTCGCCGGTTCGAACCTGAAGGAAGTGCTGATGAACGGTCGACAGACCGGCTACAAGCCGTCCCGTGACGGCGAGCGCCGCCGGATCACCGTCCGCGGCCGCGAGGTCTCCGACGCCGTCGCCCAGATCAACGCCTCGATCTCCGAGCGCGGTAGCAGCGATGTCGACGAACTCCTCGGCGACGGCGACGACGAGTAA
- a CDS encoding aconitate hydratase: MGQTLTEKILDDHLVEGELETGEEIGIEIDQVLTQDTTGTMVWLQFEAMGLDEVQTEIAAQYCDHQTYQFDFKNTDDHRFLRSAAGKYGAYFSRPGNGICHNVHRENFAAPGKTLLGSDSHTPTPGGLGELAIGAGGIDVTVAMGGAPYYIEMPEVVNVRLEGELPEWATAKDVILELLRRLTVKGGVGKILEYTGPGVESLTAPERMTITNMGTELGATSSIFPTDEQTEDYLERLNRGDEYERLQPDDDAEYDDEIVVDLSDLEPLIAQPSMPDKVVPVREVAGQSVEQVIVGSCTNGGYEDVLPAAKMLEGREVNSTTEMIVAPGSKQASEMLAREGWVAEMMAAGVNFSEATCGACIGIGHVPSSDSVSLRTFNRNFEGRSGIEDDNVFLCSPEVAAAAAIKGEIIDPRDLAEEEGDLEAPGIELPDEYDGSKTDLITPEEAPDDELVKGPNIGDVPLKDQLDADIAGEALLKMEDNITTDHIIPATQDILMYRSNIDKLSEFTLSRVDDTFAERAREADGGVLVAGENYGQGSSREHAAMCPMYLGIEAVLAQSFARIHRANLFNFGIVPLTIDEDTYADIDQGDEVEIVDDVYDAVTSGQEEFTVRVNGEEYTATLDASERERAILAAGGKLSWTKEQAQSDEGGATPADD; encoded by the coding sequence ATGGGACAGACTCTCACCGAAAAGATTCTCGACGACCACCTCGTCGAGGGCGAACTCGAGACCGGCGAGGAGATCGGGATCGAGATCGACCAGGTACTTACCCAGGACACGACCGGAACGATGGTCTGGCTCCAGTTCGAAGCGATGGGACTGGACGAAGTCCAGACCGAAATCGCCGCGCAGTACTGCGACCACCAGACTTATCAGTTCGACTTTAAGAACACCGACGACCACCGTTTCCTGCGTTCTGCGGCCGGCAAATACGGCGCTTACTTCTCTCGACCCGGCAACGGCATCTGCCACAACGTCCACCGCGAGAACTTCGCGGCCCCCGGCAAGACCCTGCTGGGTTCGGACAGCCACACGCCGACCCCCGGCGGCCTCGGCGAACTCGCCATCGGCGCTGGCGGGATCGACGTCACCGTCGCCATGGGTGGCGCTCCCTACTACATCGAGATGCCCGAAGTCGTCAACGTCCGCCTCGAGGGCGAACTCCCCGAGTGGGCCACCGCGAAAGACGTCATCTTGGAACTGCTCCGTCGCCTGACGGTCAAAGGCGGCGTCGGCAAGATCCTCGAGTACACCGGCCCCGGCGTCGAGTCGCTGACCGCGCCTGAGCGGATGACCATCACCAACATGGGCACGGAACTGGGCGCAACCTCGTCGATCTTCCCGACCGACGAGCAGACCGAAGACTACCTCGAGCGTCTCAACCGCGGCGACGAGTACGAGCGACTCCAGCCCGACGACGACGCCGAGTACGACGACGAGATCGTCGTCGACCTCTCCGACCTCGAGCCGCTGATCGCCCAGCCCTCGATGCCGGACAAGGTCGTGCCGGTCCGTGAGGTCGCCGGCCAGTCCGTCGAACAGGTCATCGTTGGCTCCTGTACCAACGGCGGCTACGAGGACGTCCTCCCGGCCGCGAAGATGCTCGAGGGCCGCGAGGTCAACTCCACGACCGAGATGATCGTCGCGCCCGGCTCCAAGCAGGCCTCCGAGATGCTCGCCCGCGAGGGCTGGGTCGCGGAGATGATGGCCGCCGGCGTCAACTTCTCCGAGGCGACGTGTGGTGCCTGTATCGGCATCGGCCACGTCCCCTCCTCGGATTCGGTCTCGCTGCGGACCTTCAACCGCAACTTCGAGGGCCGCTCGGGTATCGAAGACGACAACGTCTTCCTCTGCTCGCCGGAGGTCGCCGCCGCCGCGGCGATCAAGGGCGAAATCATCGATCCGCGCGACCTCGCCGAGGAAGAGGGCGACCTCGAGGCACCCGGCATCGAGCTGCCCGACGAGTACGACGGCTCGAAGACGGACCTCATCACGCCCGAGGAAGCCCCCGACGACGAACTCGTCAAGGGCCCGAACATCGGCGACGTCCCGCTGAAGGACCAGCTCGACGCCGACATCGCGGGCGAGGCCCTCCTCAAGATGGAGGACAACATCACGACCGACCACATCATTCCTGCGACCCAGGACATCCTGATGTACCGGTCGAACATCGACAAGCTCTCCGAGTTCACCCTCTCCCGTGTCGACGACACGTTCGCCGAGCGCGCCCGTGAGGCCGACGGCGGCGTCCTCGTCGCCGGCGAGAACTACGGGCAGGGCTCCTCGCGAGAGCACGCCGCGATGTGTCCGATGTACCTCGGCATCGAGGCCGTCCTCGCACAGAGCTTCGCACGCATCCACCGCGCGAACCTCTTCAACTTCGGGATCGTCCCGCTGACGATCGACGAGGACACCTACGCCGACATCGACCAGGGCGACGAGGTCGAGATCGTCGACGACGTCTACGACGCCGTCACCTCCGGACAGGAGGAGTTCACCGTCCGCGTCAACGGTGAGGAGTACACCGCGACGCTCGACGCTTCCGAGCGCGAACGCGCGATCCTCGCGGCCGGCGGCAAGCTCTCCTGGACGAAAGAACAGGCCCAGAGCGACGAGGGCGGCGCGACGCCCGCCGACGACTGA
- a CDS encoding IS5-like element ISNpe14 family transposase, with the protein MRSKRPIIRQCKNLAKQHVDNPDEPAAPDGASGFAEWTQIAFILLHAELDKDFRETEAWFNDSRAIREELNIDKSPDHTTLCRWEQQVDMRELRSLLRRSAEQAGWSGTAAIDASGFQRDQTSYHYRNRAGFSFHKLKTTILVDTESLAIKDVHFTTKRKWDGHIGLQVYRRNAEDLQEFLADANYSWSDLREECRAGATRPLIKHREHNALKKAHNARMDEDLYHQRTLSETAFSLLKDDGEKLRSRSWHGQFRELTRKCIVHNLSQAAS; encoded by the coding sequence ATGAGGTCGAAACGGCCGATCATACGGCAGTGTAAGAATCTTGCCAAACAGCACGTGGATAACCCTGACGAACCCGCTGCGCCGGACGGCGCCAGCGGGTTCGCCGAGTGGACTCAGATCGCGTTTATCCTCTTGCATGCGGAACTCGACAAAGATTTCCGAGAGACTGAAGCATGGTTCAATGACTCCAGAGCCATCCGTGAAGAGCTTAACATCGACAAATCGCCGGATCACACCACGCTCTGTCGATGGGAGCAACAGGTCGACATGCGTGAACTCCGCAGCCTGCTCCGCCGCAGTGCGGAGCAGGCTGGCTGGTCGGGAACAGCAGCAATCGACGCCAGTGGCTTCCAGCGAGATCAAACCAGCTATCATTACCGGAATCGTGCTGGCTTCTCGTTTCACAAGCTGAAGACAACGATTTTGGTCGATACAGAGTCACTGGCGATCAAAGACGTTCATTTCACGACGAAGCGCAAGTGGGACGGACACATCGGCTTGCAGGTCTATCGGCGCAACGCCGAAGACCTGCAAGAGTTCCTTGCAGATGCGAACTATTCGTGGTCAGATCTCAGAGAGGAGTGTCGCGCTGGCGCGACACGACCGCTAATCAAACACAGGGAGCACAATGCGCTGAAGAAAGCGCATAACGCTCGGATGGACGAAGATCTGTACCATCAGCGGACACTGAGTGAGACTGCGTTCTCACTGCTGAAGGATGACGGTGAGAAGTTACGCTCTCGGAGCTGGCACGGCCAGTTCCGAGAGCTCACGCGCAAGTGTATCGTGCATAACCTATCGCAGGCGGCGAGTTAG
- a CDS encoding Lrp/AsnC family transcriptional regulator: protein MNNTLDERDVKILFAIADRETDNTEIIHEETGIPKSTVHYRLQNLKEAGVITNDLYELDLDEVGLGLTVISEVWAEFDEGYHERVGEQLADIEGINQVYFTMGDTDFVLIGRLTSRDMVERLVEDYESIDEINRTSSKFVISTIKTSEGIGTLRDYDQASFLEAHGLSDETE from the coding sequence ATGAACAACACACTCGACGAGCGGGACGTCAAGATTCTCTTTGCGATCGCCGATCGGGAGACCGATAACACGGAAATCATCCACGAGGAAACGGGGATCCCGAAATCGACGGTCCACTATCGCCTGCAGAATCTCAAAGAAGCGGGCGTCATCACGAACGATCTGTACGAACTCGATCTCGACGAAGTCGGCCTGGGGCTGACCGTCATCTCCGAGGTCTGGGCGGAGTTCGATGAGGGGTATCACGAACGGGTCGGCGAACAACTCGCCGATATCGAGGGGATCAACCAGGTGTATTTCACGATGGGAGACACCGACTTCGTCCTCATCGGGCGACTGACCTCGCGGGATATGGTCGAACGACTCGTCGAGGACTACGAATCGATCGACGAAATCAACCGGACGAGTTCGAAGTTCGTCATCTCGACGATCAAGACCAGCGAGGGGATCGGCACCCTGCGCGACTACGATCAGGCATCGTTTCTCGAGGCACACGGTCTCTCGGACGAGACCGAATAG
- a CDS encoding LLM class oxidoreductase translates to MPADGHENAGYRRLFEPDGLTFGAGFPLTGANRSTPDIEAEVELARYAEAVGFDGLWARDVPTYWPKFGDAGQTFDTWPWLTHVAARTDDIALGTSSVVLTLRHPLHVAKSAATVDRLSDGRLVLGVASGDRDPEYPAFDVDREERGALFRESVDALRAVWREEFPELEGRWGRLEGDLDVVPKPTTETIPLLPTGNARQSQEWIADHGDGWLFYHLPESTLESYLAEWRAAAGDKPFAIAVRVELADDRTADPEPLHLGFRAGIEWFRDYFRRLETYGLDHAIIGIQNDDREAALATFADEIIDDL, encoded by the coding sequence ATGCCCGCCGACGGACACGAAAACGCTGGGTATCGACGGCTGTTCGAACCGGACGGCTTGACCTTCGGTGCCGGCTTTCCCCTGACCGGCGCGAACCGATCGACGCCCGACATCGAGGCCGAAGTCGAACTCGCGAGATACGCCGAAGCCGTCGGCTTCGACGGCCTCTGGGCTCGCGACGTGCCGACCTACTGGCCGAAGTTCGGTGACGCCGGTCAGACGTTCGACACCTGGCCGTGGCTCACCCATGTCGCGGCCCGGACCGACGATATCGCGCTCGGGACTTCGAGCGTCGTTCTCACGCTCCGGCATCCGCTCCACGTCGCGAAATCGGCCGCGACGGTCGACCGGCTGTCGGACGGCCGGCTCGTCCTCGGGGTCGCCTCCGGCGACCGCGACCCCGAGTACCCCGCCTTCGACGTCGACCGCGAGGAGCGTGGCGCGCTGTTTCGCGAGTCCGTCGACGCCCTCCGGGCGGTCTGGCGTGAGGAGTTCCCCGAACTCGAGGGCCGGTGGGGCCGGCTCGAGGGCGATCTCGACGTCGTCCCGAAGCCGACGACCGAGACGATCCCGCTGTTGCCGACCGGCAACGCCCGCCAGTCCCAGGAGTGGATCGCCGACCACGGCGACGGCTGGCTGTTCTATCACCTCCCCGAATCGACCCTCGAGAGTTATCTTGCCGAGTGGCGCGCGGCCGCCGGCGACAAGCCCTTCGCGATCGCTGTTCGGGTCGAACTGGCCGACGACCGAACGGCCGACCCCGAGCCGCTCCACTTGGGCTTTCGGGCCGGTATCGAGTGGTTCCGGGACTACTTCCGCCGGCTCGAGACGTACGGCCTCGATCACGCGATTATCGGGATTCAAAACGACGACCGCGAGGCCGCACTGGCGACGTTCGCCGACGAGATCATCGACGACCTGTAG
- a CDS encoding MBL fold metallo-hydrolase: MDVRFLGGAGEIGRSALCIDERLVLDFGMDSGNPPSFPIGDVDPEAVVVSHGHLDHVGSVPALLSGDARPEIHWTPPTYDLTMVLARDTLKLHGGSYDCPFTEAELARVAEVSETHGYEESFEAAGYEVTFFDAGHVPGSAHVLVDDGNTRLLYTGDFHTEDQRLLAGTTARPDADVVVCESTYSDVTRPPREEIEREFVESLRTTIWEGGTVVVPAFGIGRTQEVLCLCEAYDLECYVDGMGKRVTELFLREANRGYLRDPDLLRRAKGNARFVDGRDGQRRRIAEQNTVIVTTSGMLHGGPAMTYVPAVRSHPTNKIAMTGYQVEGTPGRDLLETGSAEIDGRMLPVSAQVEQYDFSAHADRDGLRDFLAAYEDTRVLVNHGDRCAAFAAELRTDGFDAAAPELGDRCEC, translated from the coding sequence ATGGACGTACGGTTTCTCGGCGGTGCCGGCGAGATCGGTCGGAGCGCGCTCTGTATCGACGAGAGGCTCGTTCTCGATTTCGGAATGGACTCGGGGAACCCACCGTCGTTTCCGATCGGCGACGTCGACCCCGAAGCCGTCGTCGTCAGCCACGGCCACCTCGATCACGTCGGTTCGGTACCGGCACTGCTGTCCGGCGACGCCCGCCCCGAGATCCACTGGACGCCGCCGACCTACGACCTCACCATGGTCCTCGCTCGGGACACGCTGAAGCTCCACGGCGGCAGCTACGACTGCCCGTTCACCGAGGCGGAACTCGCCCGCGTCGCCGAAGTCTCCGAGACCCACGGCTACGAGGAATCCTTCGAGGCCGCGGGCTACGAGGTCACGTTCTTCGACGCCGGCCACGTCCCCGGCAGCGCCCACGTGTTGGTCGACGATGGCAACACGCGGCTGCTCTACACCGGCGACTTCCACACCGAAGACCAGCGGCTGCTCGCCGGCACGACTGCCCGGCCCGACGCCGACGTCGTCGTCTGTGAGAGTACGTACTCGGACGTGACCCGACCGCCCCGCGAAGAGATCGAACGGGAGTTCGTCGAGAGCCTCCGGACGACGATCTGGGAGGGCGGGACCGTCGTCGTCCCGGCTTTCGGCATCGGCCGCACGCAGGAAGTGCTGTGTCTCTGCGAGGCGTACGACCTCGAGTGCTACGTCGACGGGATGGGCAAACGCGTCACCGAACTGTTCCTGCGCGAGGCGAACCGCGGCTATCTGCGCGATCCGGACCTGTTGCGCCGGGCAAAGGGCAACGCCCGGTTCGTCGACGGCCGCGACGGCCAGCGGCGACGGATCGCCGAGCAAAACACTGTCATCGTCACCACCAGCGGGATGCTCCACGGCGGCCCCGCGATGACCTACGTCCCCGCCGTTCGCTCGCACCCGACCAACAAGATCGCCATGACCGGCTATCAGGTCGAGGGGACCCCGGGCCGAGACCTGCTCGAGACCGGGAGCGCCGAGATCGACGGCCGGATGCTGCCGGTCAGCGCACAGGTCGAGCAGTACGACTTCTCGGCCCACGCCGACCGCGACGGCCTGCGCGACTTCCTCGCGGCCTACGAGGACACGCGGGTCCTCGTCAATCACGGCGACCGCTGTGCGGCGTTCGCCGCGGAGCTTCGTACTGATGGCTTCGACGCCGCCGCGCCGGAACTCGGCGACCGCTGCGAGTGCTGA
- a CDS encoding aspartate aminotransferase family protein yields the protein MAVGPSIDELHFATEPSVDEVPGPNSRKLLERQREIDSNAVAYPRRVLIALEEARGATVRDADGNTFLDFFAGIGVLNVGHSNPYVLEGTQEQLESIAHTIDFPTEARVDLIEKLRTIAPGGLAGSSNVVFGGPSGSDAIEGSIKLAKHNTGRHGILGFEGAYHGTTAGALSLTAGKKYKKGYGPLLADAVHVPYPTRDAGAGGRDACERCLDAVKRKFEAPYGGHETPAGIWVEPIQGEGGVVVPPEGFLQGLRDIADDNDAMLIVDEIQTGLGRTGEWFATDHFDVTPDAITMAKALGGTGLPIGAMLYHEDFDTWGPGGHVGTFRGNAPAMVGGLRAIEYIESHDLLSHATALEQYLRDRLDEVAETTSELVDVRGKGLFVGAEFVDADGAPGADVVETIQTRCYENGLLVWNAGRHGNVLRLIPPLVLTREQAEVGMDILCNAIRASTTEGRN from the coding sequence ATGGCCGTAGGCCCATCGATCGACGAGCTTCACTTCGCGACCGAACCATCGGTCGACGAGGTGCCGGGACCGAACTCACGGAAACTACTGGAACGACAACGGGAGATCGATAGCAACGCAGTGGCGTATCCGCGCCGCGTCCTCATCGCGCTCGAGGAGGCCCGGGGAGCGACGGTTCGGGACGCCGACGGAAACACGTTCCTCGATTTCTTCGCGGGGATCGGCGTCCTGAACGTCGGTCACTCGAACCCCTACGTTCTCGAGGGGACCCAAGAGCAACTCGAGTCGATCGCACACACGATCGACTTCCCGACCGAGGCGCGGGTCGATCTCATCGAGAAACTACGAACGATCGCCCCGGGCGGGTTGGCCGGCTCGAGCAACGTCGTGTTCGGCGGCCCAAGCGGGAGCGACGCGATCGAGGGATCGATCAAACTCGCCAAACACAACACGGGTCGCCACGGGATTTTGGGCTTCGAGGGGGCGTATCACGGGACGACCGCCGGCGCGCTCAGTCTCACCGCGGGCAAGAAGTACAAAAAAGGGTACGGCCCGCTACTGGCGGACGCCGTTCACGTCCCGTATCCGACGCGGGACGCGGGCGCGGGTGGCCGGGACGCGTGTGAGCGGTGTCTCGACGCCGTCAAGCGGAAGTTCGAGGCCCCCTACGGCGGTCACGAAACGCCCGCCGGCATCTGGGTCGAGCCGATCCAGGGCGAGGGGGGCGTCGTCGTCCCCCCGGAGGGCTTTCTTCAGGGGCTTCGCGACATCGCGGACGACAACGATGCGATGCTGATCGTCGACGAGATCCAGACCGGGCTGGGGCGGACCGGCGAGTGGTTCGCGACCGACCACTTCGACGTGACCCCCGACGCGATCACGATGGCGAAGGCACTGGGCGGGACCGGCCTCCCGATCGGGGCGATGCTCTATCACGAGGACTTCGATACGTGGGGGCCCGGCGGCCACGTCGGGACCTTCCGTGGCAACGCGCCGGCGATGGTCGGCGGGCTGCGAGCGATCGAGTACATCGAATCCCACGACCTGCTGTCACACGCGACGGCGCTCGAACAGTATCTCCGCGATCGGCTCGACGAGGTCGCGGAGACGACGTCGGAACTGGTGGACGTGCGAGGCAAGGGGCTCTTCGTCGGCGCGGAGTTCGTCGACGCCGACGGCGCACCCGGCGCCGATGTCGTCGAAACGATCCAGACCCGCTGTTACGAGAACGGACTCCTCGTCTGGAACGCCGGCCGACACGGGAACGTCTTGCGGCTGATCCCGCCACTCGTCCTCACCCGCGAACAGGCGGAAGTCGGGATGGACATCCTCTGTAACGCGATTCGAGCGAGTACCACCGAGGGACGGAACTGA
- a CDS encoding APC family permease, with amino-acid sequence MLILAFGAMIGWGWIILAGDWINDGGPLGAIVAFLGGAVVVGIVAIIYSELAAAMPLVGGEHVYSLRALGPAGSFVCTWAIVFGYVTVAAFEAVALPSAMAFIVPGFNAVPLWDVAGEPVYATWILVGVFGTLGITYLNYIGIRVAAQFQIIMTVIIALAGLILIGGAVTNGQPSPDSSFGAGTAGIFTVVLMTPFMFVGFDVIPQSAEEADIPARTLGLLIILAVGLAALFYMAVIWGSSRALSGSALVDSSLPAAAAMAELYDSSTAGQLMALAGVAGILTSWNAFIIGGSRALFALSESGMLPEPLSKVHPKHNTPSNAILLVGGLSALAPFFGEQMLTWIVNAGGLGIVVAWFLVVVSFLVLRYREPEMNRPYEVPGGPVVGILGFVATAIFITLYLPGGQSALLWPYEWLIVLGWCVLGLVLYAVSGDGSVETADEVVRRIEALDE; translated from the coding sequence ATGCTAATTCTGGCGTTCGGAGCGATGATCGGGTGGGGATGGATTATCCTCGCCGGTGACTGGATCAACGATGGGGGCCCGCTGGGAGCGATCGTCGCGTTTCTCGGCGGGGCCGTCGTCGTCGGTATCGTCGCGATCATTTACAGCGAACTCGCCGCTGCGATGCCGTTAGTCGGGGGCGAACACGTCTATAGCCTCCGCGCCCTCGGACCGGCCGGGTCGTTCGTTTGCACCTGGGCGATCGTCTTCGGGTACGTTACCGTCGCCGCGTTCGAAGCGGTCGCGCTCCCGTCCGCGATGGCGTTTATCGTCCCCGGGTTCAATGCGGTCCCGCTCTGGGACGTCGCCGGCGAACCGGTGTACGCGACGTGGATCCTCGTCGGCGTATTCGGCACGCTCGGCATCACGTACCTGAACTATATCGGGATCCGGGTCGCCGCGCAGTTCCAGATCATCATGACCGTCATCATCGCGCTCGCCGGCCTCATCCTGATCGGCGGGGCAGTTACCAACGGGCAACCGTCGCCCGATAGCTCGTTCGGCGCCGGGACCGCTGGCATCTTCACCGTCGTATTGATGACCCCGTTTATGTTCGTCGGCTTCGACGTTATTCCACAATCCGCCGAAGAAGCCGACATTCCGGCGCGGACGCTGGGACTGCTGATCATCCTCGCCGTCGGGTTGGCCGCTCTGTTCTACATGGCCGTCATCTGGGGCTCGAGTCGCGCGCTCTCCGGGAGTGCCCTCGTCGATAGTTCGCTCCCTGCGGCGGCGGCGATGGCCGAACTGTACGACAGTTCGACCGCCGGTCAACTCATGGCTCTCGCGGGCGTCGCGGGAATCCTCACGAGCTGGAACGCGTTCATCATCGGCGGGAGTCGAGCGCTCTTTGCACTCTCGGAGTCGGGGATGCTCCCGGAACCCCTTTCGAAAGTCCACCCGAAACACAACACGCCGAGCAACGCGATCCTGTTGGTCGGCGGCCTGTCCGCGCTCGCGCCGTTTTTCGGCGAACAGATGCTTACGTGGATCGTCAACGCAGGCGGCCTCGGGATCGTCGTCGCCTGGTTCCTCGTCGTCGTCTCGTTTCTGGTGCTGCGCTACCGTGAACCCGAGATGAATCGTCCGTACGAGGTCCCCGGTGGCCCCGTCGTCGGTATTCTCGGGTTCGTGGCAACGGCGATTTTCATCACGCTCTATCTTCCGGGCGGCCAGTCGGCGCTGTTGTGGCCCTACGAGTGGCTCATCGTCCTCGGCTGGTGTGTCCTCGGACTCGTCCTATACGCGGTCTCCGGCGACGGGTCGGTCGAAACGGCCGACGAAGTGGTGCGCAGAATCGAAGCCCTAGACGAATAA
- a CDS encoding SHOCT domain-containing protein, with protein MGRLSSVLLKGLGAVVLAVVVLSVVATIVGIALSVIAAVLSLVLTLAVLSLVVLAAVGLFSLVGADSSAGSDADTPAETRPDPEERVRSRYVDGDLDDEEFERELERVLGEETVGVDDVEADRSRRRHRERERR; from the coding sequence ATGGGACGTCTCAGTTCCGTCCTGCTCAAAGGGCTCGGCGCGGTCGTCCTCGCAGTCGTCGTACTGAGCGTCGTCGCCACGATCGTCGGCATCGCCCTCTCGGTGATCGCGGCCGTCCTCTCGCTGGTGCTGACGCTTGCCGTCCTGTCGCTGGTCGTCCTGGCCGCCGTCGGTCTGTTCTCGTTGGTCGGCGCGGACTCGAGCGCCGGGAGCGACGCGGACACGCCGGCCGAAACCCGGCCCGATCCAGAGGAACGCGTTCGCTCCCGGTACGTCGACGGCGACCTCGACGACGAGGAGTTCGAACGGGAACTCGAGCGGGTTCTCGGCGAGGAGACGGTCGGCGTCGACGACGTCGAGGCCGACCGATCGCGTCGTCGGCACCGAGAACGAGAGCGGCGGTGA
- a CDS encoding acyl-CoA dehydrogenase family protein, whose amino-acid sequence MFDFLDLESELTDEERLIRDTAREFVDDRVRPTIGDHFENGTFPTDLIPEMGEMGFYAPNLDGYGSPNVSETAYGLLMRELEACDSGLRSMASVQGALVMYPIHTYGSDAQKEEWLPKLGNGEAVGCFGLTEPEHGSNPSAMETRAEADGDGYVLNGSKTWITNSPIADVAIVWARDNSAEDDPVRGFLVETDRDGVTTNEIDDKLSLRASITGEIGLNDVHVPEENVLPGVSGMKGPLSCLTQARFGIAWGAVGAARDCFETARAYAKDRDQFGGPIGRFQLQQRKLAEMGTQITLAQLLVTRLTELKTRDEMRPQHVSMAKRNNVRMARNQSRIAREMLGGNGITTDYSPMRHMANLETVYTYEGTHDIHTLVLGEEFTGIPVYSSR is encoded by the coding sequence ATGTTCGACTTCCTCGATCTCGAGTCGGAACTGACGGACGAAGAGCGCCTGATCCGGGACACGGCACGCGAGTTCGTCGACGATCGGGTGCGCCCGACCATCGGCGACCACTTCGAGAACGGCACCTTCCCCACCGACCTCATTCCGGAGATGGGCGAAATGGGGTTTTACGCACCCAATCTCGATGGCTATGGCTCGCCGAACGTCTCCGAGACGGCCTACGGCCTGTTGATGCGGGAACTCGAGGCCTGTGACTCGGGGCTGCGCTCGATGGCCTCGGTCCAGGGTGCGCTCGTGATGTACCCGATCCACACCTACGGTTCAGACGCACAGAAGGAAGAGTGGCTGCCGAAGCTCGGCAACGGCGAGGCCGTCGGCTGTTTCGGGCTGACCGAACCCGAACACGGCTCGAACCCGTCGGCGATGGAGACCCGTGCCGAAGCGGACGGCGACGGCTACGTCCTCAACGGCTCCAAAACCTGGATCACGAACTCACCGATCGCCGACGTGGCGATCGTCTGGGCGCGTGACAACTCGGCCGAGGACGACCCCGTTCGCGGGTTCCTCGTCGAGACCGACCGCGACGGCGTCACGACCAACGAGATCGACGACAAGCTCTCGTTGCGAGCCTCCATCACGGGCGAGATCGGCCTGAACGACGTCCACGTGCCCGAAGAGAACGTCCTCCCGGGCGTTTCCGGAATGAAAGGGCCGCTGTCCTGTCTCACACAGGCTCGCTTCGGCATCGCCTGGGGTGCGGTCGGTGCCGCTCGGGACTGTTTCGAGACGGCGCGGGCGTACGCGAAAGATCGCGACCAGTTCGGCGGTCCGATCGGTCGATTCCAGCTCCAGCAGCGCAAGCTCGCGGAGATGGGCACCCAGATCACGCTCGCCCAGTTGCTCGTCACCCGTCTCACCGAGCTGAAAACACGCGACGAGATGCGTCCCCAGCACGTCTCGATGGCCAAACGCAACAACGTGCGGATGGCGCGCAATCAGTCGCGGATCGCCCGCGAGATGCTCGGCGGCAACGGCATCACCACCGACTACTCGCCGATGCGACACATGGCCAACCTCGAGACGGTCTACACCTACGAGGGGACCCACGACATCCACACGCTCGTCCTCGGCGAGGAGTTCACCGGCATCCCCGTCTATAGTAGCCGCTGA